In Anabas testudineus chromosome 12, fAnaTes1.2, whole genome shotgun sequence, one genomic interval encodes:
- the zbtb42 gene encoding zinc finger and BTB domain-containing protein 18.2 isoform X2 — protein MEFPDHSRQLLQCLSQQRHQGFLCDCTVLVGEARFKAHRAVLASCSMYFHLFYRDQLDKRDVVHLNSDIVTAPAFSLLLEFMYEGKLEFSTLPVEDVLAAASYLHMYDIVKVCKGRLKEKELSSLDEKMGEGLGLSCLDRENSSDGELHSKQLVRRQPHTQSQGLHRAPPAEEFDMDNSEVRLAVTDCDRSTQTRQKANGHSGRSPDLVGVNYVSAEAEPCVQTAGKTKADVSSSTVSLSQRSRASDDMDCALDLSFKPLSSRDPLHPSYISGQLALDSQQQGTEPLVKDEHDLLSEQEDSEPMSPESQRFGNSARSSVVTGFAALFPGNNGSTAALLSQEEDLMDEEGESCRGREGAPGREVEERRGRLLGDSEEEEEDDLASSDISTSSGVLLPPGQQVCVCPLCSKVFPSPHVLQLHLSSHFREKDGARSKLSPDGSVPTCVQCNKTFSCMYTLKRHERTHSGEKPYTCGQCGKSFQYSHNLSRHAVVHTREKPHACKWCERRFTQSGDLYRHIRKFHCGLVKTLAIG, from the coding sequence ATGGAGTTCCCAGACCATAGCCGCCAGTTGCTGCAGTGTCTGAGTCAGCAGCGTCACCAAGGTTTCCTCTGTGACTGCACTGTTCTTGTCGGAGAGGCTCGATTCAAAGCGCACAGAGCCGTGCTGGCCTCCTGCAGTATGTACTTCCATCTCTTCTACAGGGACCAGTTAGACAAAAGGGACGTTGTGCATCTCAACAGTGACATTGTGACAGCCCCGGCTTTCAGTCTGCTCCTTGAATTTATGTATGAGGGGAAGTTGGAGTTCAGCACTCTGCCAGTGGAGGATGTCCTGGCAGCAGCCAGCTACCTTCACATGTATGATATAGTGAAAGTGTGTAAAGGCAGGCTTAAGGAGAAGGAACTTTCATCCCTGGATGAAAAGATGGGTGAGGGTTTGGGACTCAGCTGTCTGGACAGGGAAAATTCCTCAGATGGCGAGCTGCACAGTAAGCAGCTCGTTCGGCGACAGCCCCACACACAGTCTCAGGGGCTTCACAGGGCCCCCCCAGCAGAAGAGTTTGACATGGACAACAGCGAAGTCAGGCTGGCTGTCACAGATTGTGATAGGTCTACACAGACCAGGCAGAAGGCAAACGGTCACTCTGGCAGGTCCCCGGACCTTGTAGGTGTCAATTATGTGTCAGCAGAGGCCGAGCCCTGCGTCCAAacagctggaaaaacaaaagctgatgtCAGTAGTTCCACCGTATCACTGTCCCAGAGGTCCCGGGCTTCAGATGACATGGACTGTGCGCTGGATTTGTCTTTCAAGCCTCTGTCTAGCAGAGATCCCTTACACCCCTCCTACATCTCGGGACAGCTGGCCCTCGACAGCCAGCAGCAGGGCACTGAGCCACTTGTTAAAGACGAACACGACTTGCTGTCAGAGCAGGAGGACAGTGAGCCGATGAGCCCTGAGAGCCAGCGCTTTGGGAATAGTGCCAGGAGCTCAGTGGTGACAGGGTTCGCTGCCCTCTTCCCAGGCAACAACGGCTCCACAGCCGCCCTGCTCTCCCAGGAGGAGGACCTGATGGACGAGGAGGGGGAGTcctgcagagggagggagggcgCCCCAGGCAGGGAggtagaggagaggaggggtaGGCTTCTGGGGGAcagcgaggaagaggaggaggacgactTGGCCTCCTCAGACATCTCCACCTCCAGCGGGGTGCTCCTGCCTCCAGggcaacaggtgtgtgtgtgcccccTTTGCAGCAAAGTCTTCCCAAGCCCCCACGTGCTGCAACTGCACCTCAGCTCACACTTCCGCGAGAAGGACGGCGCCCGCTCCAAGTTGTCCCCCGACGGCTCCGTCCCCACCTGCGTGCAGTGCAACAAGACCTTCTCCTGCATGTATACGCTTAAGCGGCACGAGCGCACACACTCTGGCGAGAAGCCATACACCTGTGGCCAGTGCGGCAAGAGCTTCCAGTACTCCCATAACTTGAGTCGGCACGCTGTTGTTCACACGCGTGAGAAACCTCATGCTTGCAAGTGGTGTGAGCGGCGCTTCACCCAGTCTGGGGACCTCTACCGCCACATCAGGAAGTTTCACTGTGGCCTTGTCAAGACTCTTGCCATTGGATAA
- the zbtb42 gene encoding zinc finger and BTB domain-containing protein 18.2 isoform X1, translated as MGYEGRMEFPDHSRQLLQCLSQQRHQGFLCDCTVLVGEARFKAHRAVLASCSMYFHLFYRDQLDKRDVVHLNSDIVTAPAFSLLLEFMYEGKLEFSTLPVEDVLAAASYLHMYDIVKVCKGRLKEKELSSLDEKMGEGLGLSCLDRENSSDGELHSKQLVRRQPHTQSQGLHRAPPAEEFDMDNSEVRLAVTDCDRSTQTRQKANGHSGRSPDLVGVNYVSAEAEPCVQTAGKTKADVSSSTVSLSQRSRASDDMDCALDLSFKPLSSRDPLHPSYISGQLALDSQQQGTEPLVKDEHDLLSEQEDSEPMSPESQRFGNSARSSVVTGFAALFPGNNGSTAALLSQEEDLMDEEGESCRGREGAPGREVEERRGRLLGDSEEEEEDDLASSDISTSSGVLLPPGQQVCVCPLCSKVFPSPHVLQLHLSSHFREKDGARSKLSPDGSVPTCVQCNKTFSCMYTLKRHERTHSGEKPYTCGQCGKSFQYSHNLSRHAVVHTREKPHACKWCERRFTQSGDLYRHIRKFHCGLVKTLAIG; from the exons ATGG GTTATGAAGGAAGAATGGAGTTCCCAGACCATAGCCGCCAGTTGCTGCAGTGTCTGAGTCAGCAGCGTCACCAAGGTTTCCTCTGTGACTGCACTGTTCTTGTCGGAGAGGCTCGATTCAAAGCGCACAGAGCCGTGCTGGCCTCCTGCAGTATGTACTTCCATCTCTTCTACAGGGACCAGTTAGACAAAAGGGACGTTGTGCATCTCAACAGTGACATTGTGACAGCCCCGGCTTTCAGTCTGCTCCTTGAATTTATGTATGAGGGGAAGTTGGAGTTCAGCACTCTGCCAGTGGAGGATGTCCTGGCAGCAGCCAGCTACCTTCACATGTATGATATAGTGAAAGTGTGTAAAGGCAGGCTTAAGGAGAAGGAACTTTCATCCCTGGATGAAAAGATGGGTGAGGGTTTGGGACTCAGCTGTCTGGACAGGGAAAATTCCTCAGATGGCGAGCTGCACAGTAAGCAGCTCGTTCGGCGACAGCCCCACACACAGTCTCAGGGGCTTCACAGGGCCCCCCCAGCAGAAGAGTTTGACATGGACAACAGCGAAGTCAGGCTGGCTGTCACAGATTGTGATAGGTCTACACAGACCAGGCAGAAGGCAAACGGTCACTCTGGCAGGTCCCCGGACCTTGTAGGTGTCAATTATGTGTCAGCAGAGGCCGAGCCCTGCGTCCAAacagctggaaaaacaaaagctgatgtCAGTAGTTCCACCGTATCACTGTCCCAGAGGTCCCGGGCTTCAGATGACATGGACTGTGCGCTGGATTTGTCTTTCAAGCCTCTGTCTAGCAGAGATCCCTTACACCCCTCCTACATCTCGGGACAGCTGGCCCTCGACAGCCAGCAGCAGGGCACTGAGCCACTTGTTAAAGACGAACACGACTTGCTGTCAGAGCAGGAGGACAGTGAGCCGATGAGCCCTGAGAGCCAGCGCTTTGGGAATAGTGCCAGGAGCTCAGTGGTGACAGGGTTCGCTGCCCTCTTCCCAGGCAACAACGGCTCCACAGCCGCCCTGCTCTCCCAGGAGGAGGACCTGATGGACGAGGAGGGGGAGTcctgcagagggagggagggcgCCCCAGGCAGGGAggtagaggagaggaggggtaGGCTTCTGGGGGAcagcgaggaagaggaggaggacgactTGGCCTCCTCAGACATCTCCACCTCCAGCGGGGTGCTCCTGCCTCCAGggcaacaggtgtgtgtgtgcccccTTTGCAGCAAAGTCTTCCCAAGCCCCCACGTGCTGCAACTGCACCTCAGCTCACACTTCCGCGAGAAGGACGGCGCCCGCTCCAAGTTGTCCCCCGACGGCTCCGTCCCCACCTGCGTGCAGTGCAACAAGACCTTCTCCTGCATGTATACGCTTAAGCGGCACGAGCGCACACACTCTGGCGAGAAGCCATACACCTGTGGCCAGTGCGGCAAGAGCTTCCAGTACTCCCATAACTTGAGTCGGCACGCTGTTGTTCACACGCGTGAGAAACCTCATGCTTGCAAGTGGTGTGAGCGGCGCTTCACCCAGTCTGGGGACCTCTACCGCCACATCAGGAAGTTTCACTGTGGCCTTGTCAAGACTCTTGCCATTGGATAA